One window of the Crassaminicella thermophila genome contains the following:
- a CDS encoding sigma-54-dependent transcriptional regulator yields MKKKVLIIDDEDIIRLSIKEGLLDFGYEVETAKDGKEALEKVYNFRPDTILLDMKLKDEDGLNIAKKIKEIDDYIEIIIMTAYADIKTAIKAIKLGAIDYLKKPLDLEEIHMSISKAVKSQSMKRKLKIYQEREAKDTHKFIGEHPIMQDIFKKMDILAKNDSVTVLIRGETGTGKEIVASYIHQNSARKDSLMLSINCAAIPNQLLESELFGFEKNAFSGANARKKGLLELADGGTVFLDELGEIPLDIQAKLLRFLETKKFKRIGGLESIGVDIRIIAATNKNLEEAIAKKEFREDLYYRLNVVPIFIPPLRERGEDILKIAEYFLQIYSHKFRKSFIGFSEEAKRHLLKYPWPGNVRELKNVIERMVILNDANVLDIDHLPIELRNNIAKNTPFKETEDFQIEEGFSLEDKISEIEKKYIKKALVQAKGNHTHAAKLLGISRFALKRRLEKYF; encoded by the coding sequence ATGAAAAAAAAAGTGTTAATAATTGATGATGAAGATATTATTCGACTTTCAATAAAAGAAGGTTTATTAGATTTTGGATATGAAGTAGAAACTGCTAAAGATGGAAAAGAAGCTCTAGAAAAGGTATATAACTTTAGACCAGATACAATTCTTTTAGATATGAAATTAAAAGATGAAGACGGTCTTAATATTGCAAAAAAGATTAAAGAAATAGATGATTACATTGAGATTATTATTATGACCGCATATGCAGATATCAAAACAGCAATAAAAGCTATAAAGTTAGGTGCAATAGATTATCTCAAAAAACCCTTAGACCTAGAAGAAATTCATATGTCAATTTCTAAAGCAGTAAAAAGCCAATCAATGAAAAGAAAGCTTAAAATTTATCAAGAAAGGGAAGCAAAGGATACTCACAAATTTATTGGTGAGCATCCAATCATGCAGGATATATTCAAAAAGATGGACATATTGGCAAAAAATGATTCTGTTACTGTATTAATCCGCGGAGAAACTGGAACAGGAAAAGAAATAGTCGCTTCATATATCCATCAAAACAGCGCTAGAAAGGATTCTCTTATGCTAAGCATAAATTGTGCAGCTATCCCAAACCAATTATTAGAAAGTGAATTGTTTGGCTTTGAAAAAAATGCTTTCAGCGGTGCGAACGCAAGAAAAAAGGGACTTTTAGAGCTTGCAGATGGAGGTACCGTGTTTTTAGACGAATTAGGAGAAATTCCACTAGATATACAAGCAAAATTATTAAGGTTTTTAGAAACAAAAAAATTCAAAAGAATTGGTGGACTAGAATCTATAGGAGTAGATATTCGAATTATTGCAGCTACAAATAAAAATTTGGAAGAAGCCATCGCAAAAAAAGAATTTAGAGAGGATTTGTATTATAGATTGAATGTTGTTCCTATTTTTATCCCTCCACTTCGCGAAAGAGGAGAAGATATATTAAAAATTGCAGAATATTTTTTGCAAATTTATTCCCATAAGTTTAGAAAATCATTCATAGGTTTTTCTGAAGAAGCAAAAAGGCATCTTCTTAAATATCCTTGGCCAGGGAATGTTCGAGAATTAAAAAATGTAATAGAAAGAATGGTCATACTAAATGATGCAAATGTTTTAGATATAGATCATCTTCCTATTGAATTAAGAAACAATATTGCTAAAAATACACCATTTAAAGAAACAGAAGATTTTCAAATAGAAGAAGGATTTTCATTAGAAGACAAAATTTCAGAAATTGAAAAAAAATATATAAAAAAAGCATTAGTGCAAGCAAAAGGAAATCATACACATGCTGCAAAGCTTTTGGGAATTTCTAGATTTGCCTTGAAAAGAAGATTGGAAAAGTATTTTTAA
- a CDS encoding alanine racemase: MFQNTKENLKYPIMQIDLKKIYENVKYMVDMCNQNGISVAGVVKGFNGLPQVVDQFVNAGCKYIATSRMEQIIGLKEYGLKLPIMLIRIPMLSEIEELVKYVDISLNSELETLNRIEQVCKYRGRKHGVVLMFDLGDLREGVFDEEEFIELALYVEKALKNVDLLGIGTNLGCYGSIKPTQKNLGRLCSIAEEIEKRINRKLEIISGGATSSIPLLIDGKMPTKINNLRIGEGILLAKDLHDFWKYDMSHMHQDAFVLKAQVVEIKDKPTYPIGEIFIDAFGGCPSYEDKGKRKRALLAVGKQDFGFHDKLIPKNEGVKIVGSSSDHLIVDIQDLQQEIQVGDILDFHMYYAPMLYLSGSLSVKKVYI, from the coding sequence ATGTTTCAGAATACGAAAGAGAATTTAAAATATCCTATTATGCAGATTGATCTAAAAAAAATATATGAAAATGTAAAATATATGGTTGATATGTGTAACCAAAATGGGATTAGTGTTGCTGGGGTAGTAAAGGGATTTAATGGATTGCCACAGGTGGTAGATCAATTTGTAAATGCGGGCTGTAAATATATTGCAACTTCAAGAATGGAGCAAATTATTGGGTTGAAGGAATATGGATTAAAACTGCCAATTATGTTGATTCGAATTCCTATGTTAAGTGAAATTGAGGAATTAGTAAAATATGTGGATATTAGCTTAAACTCCGAGTTAGAAACATTAAATAGGATTGAACAAGTATGCAAATATAGAGGACGAAAACATGGAGTAGTGCTTATGTTTGATCTTGGAGATTTAAGAGAAGGGGTTTTTGATGAAGAAGAGTTTATTGAATTAGCTTTATATGTAGAGAAGGCACTTAAAAATGTAGATTTACTTGGGATAGGAACAAATTTAGGATGTTATGGATCTATAAAACCTACTCAAAAAAATCTTGGAAGGCTTTGTAGTATTGCAGAGGAAATTGAGAAAAGAATCAATAGAAAGTTAGAGATTATTTCTGGAGGAGCAACAAGCTCTATTCCATTACTTATTGATGGAAAAATGCCTACTAAAATAAACAATTTAAGAATAGGTGAGGGAATACTTTTAGCAAAAGATTTACACGATTTTTGGAAATATGATATGAGCCATATGCATCAAGATGCATTTGTTTTGAAGGCTCAAGTGGTAGAGATTAAGGATAAACCTACATATCCTATTGGAGAAATATTTATTGATGCTTTTGGAGGATGTCCTTCCTATGAAGACAAAGGAAAACGAAAAAGAGCATTATTAGCTGTTGGAAAACAAGATTTTGGTTTTCATGATAAATTGATTCCGAAGAATGAAGGAGTTAAAATTGTTGGAAGCAGTAGTGATCATCTTATTGTGGATATTCAAGACCTTCAACAAGAAATACAGGTTGGAGATATTCTTGACTTTCATATGTATTATGCACCGATGCTTTACTTAAGCGGTTCTTTATCTGTAAAAAAAGTTTATATATAG
- the ilvN gene encoding acetolactate synthase small subunit, with protein sequence MNRHVLSILVENNSGVLSRIAGLFSRRGYNIDSLSVGETENPKISRMTITVNGDDYILEQIQKQLHKLINVIKIVELKPEKSIYRELILVKVRADSKNRATIIETVNIFRGKIIDVSSDTLTIELTGDFEKISAFTELIKPFGIIELVRTGFTGLQRGNVQITD encoded by the coding sequence ATGAACAGGCATGTATTATCAATTTTAGTTGAAAATAATTCTGGAGTTTTAAGTAGAATTGCAGGCTTGTTTAGCCGTAGGGGCTATAATATAGACAGTTTATCCGTTGGAGAAACAGAAAACCCAAAAATTTCTCGTATGACAATTACTGTCAATGGAGACGATTATATACTAGAACAAATTCAAAAACAACTCCATAAACTTATAAATGTTATAAAAATTGTAGAACTAAAGCCAGAAAAATCTATTTATCGAGAGCTTATATTAGTAAAAGTAAGAGCTGATTCAAAAAATCGTGCTACAATTATTGAAACAGTAAACATATTTAGAGGAAAAATTATCGATGTATCTAGTGATACTTTAACTATTGAACTAACAGGAGATTTCGAAAAAATTTCTGCTTTTACTGAACTTATTAAACCTTTTGGAATCATAGAATTGGTACGAACAGGTTTTACAGGCTTACAAAGAGGAAATGTTCAAATTACAGATTAA
- the ilvB gene encoding biosynthetic-type acetolactate synthase large subunit, whose product MKASDAIIQCLKKENVDMIFGYPGGAVLPLYEALRKSDIKHILIRHEQSAAHSASGYARASTKTGVCIATSGPGATNLITGIATAYMDSIPLVIITGQVKSTAIGKDVFQEADIIGSTEPFTKHNYLIKNAKDIPKVIKEAFYIAATGRPGPVLIDIPVDIQNENIEFDYPKTTNIPGYKPTYEGHNGQIKRALQKLKASKKPLICVGGGIICANAYQELKAFSEKVKIPVVHTLMGIGALPSDSPYYVGMVGSHGHGFSNKVVIESDLLMIIGARVADRATADLKLLNEKKNIIHIDIDPAEVGKNVDTTIPIVGDAKNILNRFIEKCTPLETDEWIKKIHQLKENYIKQDEDTDYINPKKALEFLSNIVDEETILTADVGQNQIWAARNFEIKGDRKFFTSGGLGTMGYSLPAAVGAKLACPDKRVISVVGDGGIQMSLSELGTISENDLNITIILFNNYRLGMVRELQDIHYGKGKNFSISFKKSPDFVKIAEAYGLDSKQVTSNREFESAIKEALESKKGYLLECIVDPNFSTL is encoded by the coding sequence ATGAAAGCTTCAGATGCAATAATTCAATGTTTAAAAAAAGAAAATGTAGATATGATTTTTGGCTATCCTGGTGGCGCTGTACTACCACTTTATGAAGCTTTGAGAAAGTCAGATATAAAACATATTTTAATTAGACATGAACAATCAGCCGCTCATAGTGCAAGTGGCTACGCTAGAGCAAGTACAAAAACAGGTGTCTGTATTGCAACATCAGGACCAGGAGCAACAAATTTAATTACAGGAATTGCTACGGCCTATATGGATTCTATTCCTCTTGTCATAATTACAGGACAAGTAAAATCAACTGCTATTGGGAAAGATGTATTTCAAGAAGCGGATATTATAGGTTCTACTGAACCTTTTACAAAGCATAATTATTTAATTAAAAATGCTAAAGATATCCCAAAAGTAATAAAAGAAGCATTCTATATTGCTGCTACAGGCAGACCAGGGCCAGTCCTTATTGATATACCAGTAGATATCCAAAATGAAAATATTGAATTCGATTATCCAAAAACTACAAATATTCCAGGATATAAACCAACCTATGAAGGACATAACGGCCAAATCAAAAGGGCTCTACAAAAACTAAAAGCAAGTAAAAAGCCTTTGATTTGTGTTGGAGGAGGAATTATCTGTGCAAATGCTTATCAAGAACTAAAGGCTTTTTCAGAAAAAGTAAAAATACCTGTTGTTCACACATTAATGGGAATTGGAGCACTTCCTTCAGATTCTCCATATTACGTAGGAATGGTTGGTTCTCATGGGCATGGATTTTCAAATAAAGTTGTCATCGAATCTGATTTGCTTATGATTATTGGTGCAAGAGTTGCAGATCGTGCTACTGCAGATTTAAAGCTGTTAAACGAGAAAAAAAATATTATTCACATAGATATTGACCCTGCTGAAGTAGGCAAAAATGTTGATACAACTATTCCTATTGTTGGAGATGCAAAAAATATTTTAAATAGGTTTATTGAAAAATGTACCCCACTTGAAACAGATGAATGGATTAAAAAAATCCATCAGTTGAAAGAAAATTATATAAAGCAAGATGAAGATACAGATTATATTAATCCAAAAAAAGCATTGGAGTTTTTATCCAATATTGTTGATGAAGAAACAATCCTTACAGCAGACGTAGGACAGAATCAAATCTGGGCTGCACGAAACTTTGAAATAAAAGGAGATAGAAAATTCTTCACATCAGGAGGATTAGGCACAATGGGATATAGTCTTCCAGCAGCAGTAGGTGCAAAATTAGCATGCCCTGATAAAAGGGTAATTAGTGTTGTTGGAGATGGCGGTATACAAATGTCTTTAAGTGAGCTAGGAACTATATCTGAGAATGATTTAAATATAACAATAATACTATTCAATAATTATCGATTGGGAATGGTTAGAGAACTTCAAGATATTCATTATGGAAAAGGAAAAAACTTTAGCATTTCATTTAAGAAAAGTCCCGATTTTGTAAAAATTGCAGAAGCTTATGGATTAGATAGTAAACAGGTAACTTCAAATAGAGAATTTGAATCAGCAATAAAAGAAGCTTTAGAGAGTAAAAAAGGATATCTCTTAGAATGTATAGTAGATCCAAATTTTAGTACCTTATAG
- a CDS encoding Cof-type HAD-IIB family hydrolase — protein MKYKAVISDLDGTLLNCQHRISDYTKEIINKVIEKGIKFFIATGRHHMDATYIGKQLGLDTTFITSNGARVHNEKREEIFSHDLDENIVREILAMDFDPEIHVNIYQGDRWLTEKENEWVNQFKNESGFFYELVNFKKLEDYKATKLFLICENYDKLERIREIIDERFYGKLNIAFSLPECLEIMPKGISKGMALKKVLKQYNIKPKEVIAFGDGLNDFEMLKTVGKGLIMGNAHYKLKEALPENEVIGTNDDDGVAKYLKEVFLT, from the coding sequence ATGAAGTATAAAGCAGTTATTTCAGATTTAGATGGAACATTATTAAATTGTCAGCATAGAATTAGTGATTATACAAAAGAAATTATTAATAAGGTTATAGAAAAAGGAATTAAATTTTTTATTGCCACAGGAAGACACCATATGGATGCAACATATATTGGCAAACAATTAGGATTAGATACAACCTTTATTACATCGAATGGTGCTAGAGTGCATAATGAAAAAAGAGAAGAAATTTTTTCGCATGATTTGGATGAAAATATTGTTAGAGAAATTCTAGCCATGGATTTTGATCCTGAAATTCATGTAAATATTTATCAAGGTGATCGATGGCTTACTGAAAAGGAAAATGAATGGGTTAATCAATTTAAGAATGAATCAGGATTTTTCTATGAGCTTGTAAATTTTAAAAAATTAGAAGACTATAAAGCAACAAAGCTTTTTTTGATTTGTGAAAATTATGATAAGTTAGAACGAATAAGAGAGATAATAGATGAAAGATTTTATGGTAAGTTAAATATAGCTTTTTCTCTTCCAGAATGTTTAGAAATAATGCCTAAAGGGATTTCAAAAGGAATGGCGTTAAAGAAAGTTTTAAAGCAATATAATATTAAACCAAAAGAAGTAATAGCTTTTGGTGATGGTTTGAATGATTTTGAAATGTTAAAAACTGTAGGGAAAGGGCTTATAATGGGGAATGCACATTATAAACTAAAAGAGGCACTTCCTGAAAATGAAGTTATTGGAACGAATGATGACGATGGGGTAGCAAAATATTTAAAAGAAGTTTTTTTAACATAG
- a CDS encoding alanine/glycine:cation symporter family protein, translating to MLHFLEAVVSLGNTILWSYVLIAMLIVLGLYFTVRSNFVQFRFFKEMFCLLTEGASKSVSGEKKKGVSSFQAFCISTASRVGTGNLAGVAIAVSVGGPGAVFWMWLIALIGAGSSFVESTLAQIYKVKDENGYRGGPAYYMEKALNARWMGIIFSILITLCFGLVFNSVQANTITFAFEQAFGTNRLMVGIILTIITGLVIFGGIKRIAKVAEFIVPIMATAYVLVAAFIIIKNISAIPTIFKLIIGSAFGVKQAVGGGIGAAMMMGIKRGLFSNEAGMGSAPNAAATAEVTHPVKQGLIQTLGVFTDTLLICSATAFIVLLSGAYTTEGLTGIQLTQTALSSQVGAWGNTFIAFCIFLFAFSSIVGNYYYGESNIEFMNGSKTWLFVYRIAVVLMVLWGSQSAIQIVWDMADLFMGMMAFINLIAIAMLGKIAFAALKDYAKQKKEGKDPVFYADSIDGLKNIECWEKLGTNKDKIAI from the coding sequence ATGCTGCATTTTTTAGAAGCTGTAGTTAGTCTAGGTAATACCATTCTTTGGTCTTATGTTCTTATTGCAATGCTTATTGTTCTTGGCCTTTATTTTACTGTAAGATCAAATTTTGTTCAATTCCGTTTCTTTAAAGAAATGTTTTGCCTTCTTACTGAAGGGGCAAGTAAATCTGTTTCTGGTGAGAAGAAAAAAGGAGTTTCCTCTTTTCAAGCTTTCTGTATTAGTACTGCATCACGTGTTGGTACTGGAAACTTAGCAGGGGTTGCCATCGCTGTATCTGTTGGGGGGCCTGGAGCTGTATTTTGGATGTGGTTAATTGCTTTAATTGGTGCTGGATCAAGCTTTGTTGAAAGTACTTTGGCACAAATCTATAAAGTAAAAGATGAAAATGGCTATAGAGGCGGTCCTGCATACTATATGGAAAAAGCTTTAAACGCAAGATGGATGGGAATTATATTCTCTATTTTAATAACATTATGTTTTGGTCTTGTATTTAACTCTGTACAAGCAAACACCATTACATTTGCATTTGAACAAGCTTTTGGTACAAACAGACTTATGGTAGGAATAATTCTTACAATTATTACAGGTTTAGTAATTTTTGGTGGAATCAAGAGAATTGCAAAGGTTGCTGAATTTATAGTACCTATTATGGCTACCGCTTATGTATTAGTTGCTGCCTTTATCATCATAAAAAATATTTCTGCTATTCCAACAATATTCAAACTTATTATAGGTAGTGCTTTTGGAGTTAAGCAAGCTGTTGGTGGTGGAATTGGTGCAGCTATGATGATGGGTATCAAAAGAGGTCTTTTCTCAAATGAAGCAGGTATGGGAAGTGCTCCGAATGCTGCTGCAACAGCTGAAGTAACTCATCCTGTAAAGCAAGGACTTATTCAAACATTAGGTGTATTCACAGATACTTTGTTAATCTGTAGTGCTACTGCGTTTATCGTATTATTATCAGGAGCTTATACAACAGAAGGATTAACAGGAATTCAGCTTACACAAACAGCTTTAAGCTCACAGGTTGGTGCTTGGGGAAATACCTTTATCGCTTTTTGTATATTCTTATTTGCATTTAGTTCTATTGTTGGAAACTACTATTATGGAGAATCAAATATTGAGTTTATGAATGGAAGCAAAACATGGTTATTTGTTTATAGAATAGCCGTAGTATTGATGGTTTTATGGGGATCTCAATCTGCAATCCAAATCGTTTGGGACATGGCAGACTTATTCATGGGAATGATGGCTTTCATTAACTTAATTGCAATCGCAATGCTTGGAAAGATAGCTTTTGCAGCTTTAAAAGATTATGCAAAGCAAAAGAAAGAAGGAAAAGACCCTGTATTTTATGCAGACAGTATTGATGGTCTTAAGAATATAGAATGCTGGGAGAAACTAGGAACAAATAAAGATAAAATAGCAATATAG
- a CDS encoding cache domain-containing protein — translation MNISHKFVLLFIIGCIVAFSLMGIFYLDHSRSIINNQYIESFDSSIIQLNNSISEFFSNFENALDMFSKNEMVQKVSDDPEKYYIPTMQFFKSFQQSYSSTAFAYFAPNKIILKNKKLITWPDTSDVLANTDWTASKRPWYKNAVKANGKIAWTKPYIDATTKKPIITISKVVKNSKGQLKGVMAIDFFLDELSNKIENFKAFKQGYAFVIDKDRSGYIFIVKDMQNRKFDKIIKADWMKRVFEKKSGSLNIKENNTDYYVTYTTNEITGWKVLGIIEKEKVYKNTRDMMQKIFTSSLIIMSIGILTIAYIAKQMTKSIKDLRESINDNENINGDDLPNQFNSLLKENQNYESLIDESSAYMSKLFECQWELENLMDIVKNKIEESYDIEIFRNLENIIDKLINFRNQFESSKSKLYQLQKENIQNHMDLVVEKIKERKNKHIPFEINEILNRIEKKIFIKDIEN, via the coding sequence ATGAATATTTCTCATAAATTTGTTTTATTGTTTATAATAGGATGTATTGTAGCATTTTCGTTAATGGGCATTTTTTATTTAGACCATTCAAGAAGTATTATAAATAACCAGTATATCGAATCCTTTGATAGTTCGATTATACAATTAAATAATTCTATTTCTGAGTTTTTTTCTAATTTTGAAAATGCTTTAGATATGTTTTCTAAAAATGAAATGGTGCAAAAGGTTTCTGATGATCCAGAAAAATATTATATTCCTACCATGCAGTTTTTTAAATCATTTCAACAGTCCTATTCGTCAACGGCTTTTGCTTATTTTGCACCTAATAAAATAATTCTAAAAAATAAAAAATTAATTACATGGCCTGATACATCAGATGTTCTAGCTAATACAGATTGGACAGCTAGTAAAAGGCCGTGGTATAAAAATGCAGTTAAAGCAAATGGAAAAATAGCATGGACAAAGCCTTATATAGATGCAACAACAAAAAAACCTATTATTACTATTTCAAAAGTTGTAAAAAACTCTAAGGGTCAATTAAAAGGGGTTATGGCAATAGATTTCTTTTTAGATGAGTTATCCAATAAAATTGAAAATTTTAAAGCCTTTAAACAAGGATATGCTTTCGTGATTGATAAAGATAGATCGGGTTATATTTTTATAGTAAAGGATATGCAAAATAGAAAGTTTGATAAAATTATTAAAGCAGATTGGATGAAGCGTGTATTTGAAAAAAAGTCTGGAAGCTTGAACATAAAAGAGAATAATACTGATTATTATGTTACCTATACAACTAATGAGATAACAGGATGGAAAGTATTAGGGATTATAGAAAAAGAAAAAGTTTACAAAAATACTAGAGATATGATGCAAAAAATATTTACTAGCAGCTTGATTATTATGAGTATAGGAATTTTAACTATTGCTTATATTGCAAAACAAATGACAAAATCTATAAAGGATTTGCGTGAATCTATAAATGATAATGAAAATATCAATGGGGATGATTTACCGAACCAATTTAATTCTTTATTAAAAGAGAACCAAAATTATGAAAGCTTAATAGATGAGTCAAGTGCTTACATGAGCAAATTATTTGAATGTCAATGGGAGTTAGAAAATCTAATGGATATTGTTAAAAATAAAATAGAAGAAAGCTATGATATAGAAATATTTAGGAACCTAGAAAACATTATAGACAAATTAATTAATTTTAGAAATCAATTTGAAAGTAGCAAATCAAAGCTATATCAATTACAAAAAGAAAATATACAAAATCATATGGATTTGGTAGTAGAAAAGATAAAGGAAAGAAAGAATAAGCATATTCCCTTTGAAATTAATGAAATTCTTAATAGGATTGAAAAAAAGATATTTATAAAAGATATAGAAAATTAA
- the murI gene encoding glutamate racemase, whose amino-acid sequence MRSLPIGVFDSGMGGISVLREMKKLMPQEDYIYYGDSKNIPYGKKTKEELIDICSQIGDYFIKRGVKAIVIACNTATSAAVEEFRNTYSIPIIGVEPALKPAVEKYKGGKIIVLATEVTLREEKFHNLMEKYIEQAEIVKIPAPKLVTLAEKGLIYGEEAEKEIKELFKDINIDEISSIVLGCTHYVFFKNSMKKVLGNHITLIDGGIGTAQHLKNILSERDWLKDCNKEGKIEIINSSNDQSMIELSYRLLNSI is encoded by the coding sequence GTGAGGAGTTTGCCTATTGGTGTGTTTGATTCAGGTATGGGTGGAATTAGTGTTTTAAGAGAAATGAAAAAATTGATGCCACAAGAAGATTACATATATTATGGAGATTCGAAAAATATACCATATGGGAAAAAAACAAAAGAAGAATTAATAGATATTTGTAGCCAAATCGGAGATTATTTTATTAAAAGAGGAGTAAAGGCAATAGTTATTGCTTGTAATACAGCTACTAGTGCTGCTGTAGAAGAATTTAGAAATACTTATTCGATTCCTATTATAGGGGTTGAACCAGCTCTTAAGCCAGCTGTTGAAAAGTACAAAGGTGGAAAAATTATTGTACTTGCTACAGAGGTTACATTAAGAGAAGAAAAGTTTCATAATTTAATGGAAAAGTATATTGAACAAGCAGAAATTGTTAAAATTCCAGCTCCAAAACTTGTAACTCTTGCAGAAAAGGGACTTATTTATGGAGAAGAAGCAGAAAAAGAGATAAAAGAACTTTTTAAAGATATAAATATAGATGAAATATCATCTATTGTACTAGGATGTACACATTATGTATTTTTCAAAAATAGCATGAAAAAAGTTTTAGGAAACCACATAACCTTGATTGATGGAGGAATAGGAACAGCACAACATCTTAAAAATATTCTTTCAGAAAGAGATTGGTTAAAGGATTGTAATAAAGAAGGAAAGATTGAAATAATTAATTCATCTAACGATCAAAGTATGATAGAGCTTTCTTATAGGTTGTTAAATAGTATATAA
- a CDS encoding sensor histidine kinase, translating to MKLRIKKKLIFPLLILMIMPVLILGIFTYWNYNKTLINYEILRINNELNNILVLLSTVDKNNNDKAFILDYIKSLKKENMFIIEKNKFLYNTLKDKSINEQKILKSIKYDQEISSQYLLQYGVYHQWNWKIGFLIDKEAIPYKNHEINKVILLLIPLFIFFSLEAIILITDNISKPIGILLEAYNDMISGNFKKKINIKRKDELGLLGHAFNEMRNEIASKTNKFIEMKNFNEDILRSISTGIITTNINGKVIKYNQAAVNIIEKTTQNNPIIIKVLLSQIMNTLKTQKSINQVKSFKSKEEGRNIYLDITTSLMKNTNQENIGVICSFNDISSRKRIEEKIDQINRLTSLGQLTAALSHEIRNPLSGMKMSCQVLKKRLSSHLNLSDKKLFDATIYEIDRLDELITDLLSFAKPNLPKFQVVNVYEVLENALQFSSKIISQKNINVLKEFEENCLLAYFDKNQLAQIFLNIIANAIWAMDNEGTLKIKAKKFIEEKEYILIIFEDNGCGISKENIHKIFDPFYTTNKTGTGLGLSVVHKLITANHGEIEVESQINIGTKIKLYIPLYRRDKNEKKSVNN from the coding sequence ATGAAGCTAAGGATAAAAAAGAAACTTATTTTCCCTTTATTGATTTTAATGATAATGCCTGTCCTTATTTTAGGTATATTTACCTACTGGAATTATAACAAAACCTTGATAAACTATGAAATACTGCGAATAAACAATGAATTAAATAACATTCTAGTACTGTTAAGCACTGTTGATAAGAACAATAATGATAAAGCATTTATCCTAGACTACATAAAGTCTTTGAAGAAAGAAAATATGTTCATAATTGAAAAAAACAAATTTTTATACAACACTTTAAAAGATAAAAGTATAAATGAACAAAAAATTTTAAAAAGCATTAAATATGATCAGGAAATATCAAGTCAATATCTTTTACAATATGGCGTTTATCATCAATGGAATTGGAAAATCGGCTTTTTGATTGATAAAGAAGCCATACCTTATAAAAATCATGAAATAAATAAAGTTATACTTTTACTCATTCCTCTTTTCATTTTCTTTTCATTAGAAGCTATTATTCTCATTACAGATAATATTTCAAAACCCATTGGAATCCTTTTAGAAGCATATAATGATATGATTTCTGGTAATTTTAAAAAAAAGATAAATATTAAAAGAAAGGATGAACTAGGATTATTAGGGCATGCTTTTAATGAAATGAGAAATGAGATTGCCAGTAAAACCAATAAATTTATTGAAATGAAAAATTTTAATGAAGATATATTAAGAAGCATATCAACAGGAATTATTACAACAAATATCAATGGAAAAGTAATAAAATATAATCAAGCAGCTGTAAATATTATCGAAAAGACAACCCAAAACAATCCAATCATCATAAAAGTATTATTAAGCCAGATTATGAATACCTTAAAAACACAAAAGTCTATTAACCAAGTAAAAAGCTTTAAAAGTAAAGAAGAAGGCAGAAATATTTATTTAGATATTACTACTTCACTCATGAAAAATACCAATCAAGAAAATATAGGGGTAATATGTAGCTTTAATGATATTAGCAGCAGAAAAAGAATAGAAGAAAAAATCGATCAAATTAATCGATTAACTTCATTAGGCCAGTTAACTGCTGCCCTTTCCCATGAAATTAGAAATCCTCTCTCCGGAATGAAAATGAGCTGTCAAGTTTTAAAAAAAAGATTGTCAAGTCATCTTAATTTATCAGATAAAAAACTCTTTGATGCAACAATCTACGAAATTGATAGGCTAGATGAATTAATAACAGATTTATTAAGCTTTGCAAAACCGAATTTGCCGAAATTTCAAGTTGTTAATGTTTATGAAGTTTTAGAAAATGCATTGCAATTTTCAAGCAAAATTATCTCTCAAAAAAATATAAATGTTTTGAAGGAATTTGAAGAAAACTGTTTATTAGCATATTTTGATAAAAACCAATTAGCACAAATTTTTCTAAATATTATTGCCAATGCAATATGGGCAATGGATAATGAGGGAACTTTAAAAATAAAAGCAAAGAAATTTATAGAAGAAAAAGAATATATTCTTATAATTTTTGAAGATAATGGATGTGGTATTTCAAAAGAAAATATCCATAAAATATTTGATCCTTTCTACACAACTAATAAAACAGGTACAGGATTAGGTCTTTCTGTTGTACATAAATTAATTACTGCAAATCATGGTGAAATAGAAGTAGAAAGTCAAATAAATATAGGCACAAAGATAAAGTTATATATACCACTATATAGGAGAGATAAAAATGAAAAAAAAAGTGTTAATAATTGA